A single Deinococcus aquiradiocola DNA region contains:
- a CDS encoding TnsA-like heteromeric transposase endonuclease subunit has protein sequence MTQLYSVSYVTNPGGITEDAPVTDLLRVPVSTISPVRIPRSYKGQLHLGGKYLFETTGQHVIFESRLEQDALRFLDHQRSVLQVAAQPIMLKFSFNGKNYVHYPDFLIERQCQRNLLMNVRTKAYVSTPQAVRAFSAAQSLADALGWDYETWSEPLTAMNLNLRFLGGFRFRPYGFLDLAPQLLRACDQPIRLDDLCERARPEVLVRPVLFHLLWTRCVRSPAWPPPLSLSGHSRSFLSGSLSASHELRSV, from the coding sequence ATGACGCAACTCTACAGCGTGTCATACGTCACTAACCCGGGAGGGATCACAGAAGACGCACCAGTCACTGATCTTCTCCGGGTCCCGGTATCTACCATCTCCCCTGTCCGGATTCCCCGCAGTTACAAGGGTCAACTGCACCTGGGCGGAAAGTACCTGTTCGAAACCACTGGCCAGCACGTCATTTTTGAAAGCCGCCTCGAGCAGGACGCCCTGCGCTTCCTTGATCATCAGCGCTCTGTCCTTCAGGTGGCCGCTCAGCCGATCATGCTGAAGTTCAGCTTCAACGGGAAGAACTATGTCCACTACCCAGATTTCCTGATTGAACGGCAGTGTCAGCGGAACCTGCTGATGAATGTCCGGACGAAAGCCTACGTGAGCACCCCGCAGGCCGTACGGGCGTTCAGTGCAGCGCAGTCTCTTGCGGATGCGCTCGGCTGGGACTACGAGACGTGGTCCGAACCCCTGACGGCCATGAACCTGAATCTGCGATTCCTGGGCGGCTTCCGCTTTCGTCCGTACGGCTTCCTCGACCTGGCACCGCAGTTGCTGCGCGCCTGTGACCAGCCGATCCGCCTCGACGATCTCTGCGAACGTGCCCGTCCTGAAGTGCTTGTCCGTCCGGTACTGTTTCACCTGCTCTGGACTCGGTGCGTGCGCTCGCCAGCTTGGCCCCCGCCGCTCAGCTTATCGGGCCACTCGCGCTCATTCTTATCGGGCTCTCTTTCTGCCAGTCACGAGCTGAGATCAGTCTA